One Devosia lacusdianchii genomic window carries:
- a CDS encoding ABC transporter substrate-binding protein, with protein MRKTTIAGAALGLLLATTSLAQAETLKFLTWQLTEDTYGPWWEAVIAKFEEAHPGDTVEATQIARQDFADTMMTQFAGGSPPDIVHLASFEYQPFAANGWLEDLGPWIDKAGLDLDGWAGQNLCTWEGSTRCINLQYFAYIMGVNTALLEEAGLEIPTGWDEFVAAARALTKDTDGDGITDVYGTGLHLASGNNYINDMLNFVLDAGGSWTTPEGKPAFDTPEMVAAIDHWATLIREGLVPADTTGGDARQLFVEGKVAMRIENPGLAGVIETSASEEMKPNLKLVPSPFDPPVGGASAVITMPSEIPDERKQKVWDFIAIATSPEMQELFSEVVGAPAPRPGSVTDAVLASTPEYGLVVEAMEKAAAAGVDRVPVGLETHYNELASIVREEIQRMIIENRTAEDTAATLQERVSALQ; from the coding sequence ATGCGCAAGACCACCATTGCGGGTGCGGCCCTGGGGCTGCTGCTCGCCACGACAAGCCTGGCCCAAGCCGAAACGCTCAAGTTTCTGACCTGGCAGCTCACCGAGGACACCTATGGTCCCTGGTGGGAAGCAGTGATTGCCAAGTTCGAGGAAGCCCATCCCGGCGACACCGTCGAGGCGACGCAGATCGCCCGGCAGGACTTTGCCGATACCATGATGACGCAGTTCGCCGGCGGTTCGCCGCCCGATATCGTCCACCTCGCTTCGTTCGAATACCAGCCCTTTGCCGCCAATGGCTGGCTGGAAGATCTTGGGCCGTGGATCGACAAGGCCGGCCTCGATCTCGATGGCTGGGCCGGACAGAATCTGTGCACCTGGGAAGGCAGCACGCGCTGCATCAACCTGCAGTATTTCGCCTATATCATGGGCGTGAACACCGCCCTGCTGGAAGAGGCCGGGCTCGAGATTCCCACCGGCTGGGACGAGTTCGTGGCCGCGGCGAGGGCGCTTACCAAGGACACTGACGGTGATGGTATCACCGATGTCTATGGCACCGGCCTGCATCTGGCTTCAGGCAATAACTACATCAACGACATGCTCAACTTCGTGCTGGATGCCGGCGGAAGCTGGACCACGCCGGAGGGCAAGCCCGCCTTCGATACGCCCGAAATGGTCGCGGCCATCGACCATTGGGCCACGCTGATCCGTGAGGGCCTGGTGCCCGCCGACACGACGGGCGGCGATGCCCGCCAGCTTTTCGTCGAAGGCAAGGTGGCCATGCGTATCGAGAATCCAGGCTTGGCCGGGGTGATCGAGACCTCCGCTTCGGAAGAGATGAAGCCGAACCTCAAGCTCGTGCCGTCGCCATTCGATCCGCCGGTTGGTGGCGCCTCGGCGGTGATCACCATGCCAAGTGAAATTCCCGACGAGCGCAAGCAGAAGGTCTGGGACTTCATCGCCATCGCCACCTCGCCGGAAATGCAGGAACTGTTCTCCGAGGTGGTCGGCGCCCCGGCACCGCGGCCGGGTTCGGTCACCGATGCCGTATTGGCCTCGACGCCCGAATACGGGCTGGTCGTGGAAGCCATGGAGAAGGCCGCGGCAGCAGGCGTCGACCGCGTTCCGGTCGGGCTCGAGACGCATTACAACGAGTTGGCCAGCATCGTGCGTGAGGAAATCCAGCGCATGATCATCGAGAATCGCACGGCCGAAGACACCGCCGCGACCTTGCAGGAGCGGGTTTCCGCTCTGCAATAG
- a CDS encoding ABC transporter substrate-binding protein: MKLTKTLAGLLLAGTMVLPSAAMAETTLNFVSWQVGEKGYGDWWAAVIEEFETTHPDVTIDFTLVPRDGYTDAMITQFAAGAPPDIVHLTSFEYQTFAENGWLEDLGPWVEKSGMDLTGWAGQSACVWKGTTNCIMLLYFGYILAYNEQLLEEAGVAVPTNWEEFLAAARATTIDRDGDGIKDVYGTGVHLATANSSYTNDVLMYVLSAGGRWTDSNGKVTINTPETIEGINRWRTLVEEELTPMGMVGGDTDQLFMEGKVAMRINGPWINGFVQRAEPGIQEHLKYAASPLQPPLGGSSNVITLAKETLQEKKELAWEFIQLATSQKFQELYSELGASPAPRPNSVNDAAFAAVPHMQLLIDATNAASAAGVDRIPTGLEAQNNEFTKIAAEEFQRMLIENLPTEQVAGVIQVEAEKLQ; encoded by the coding sequence ATGAAACTGACTAAGACCCTGGCCGGCCTGCTGCTGGCTGGCACCATGGTGCTGCCAAGCGCGGCCATGGCCGAAACGACACTTAATTTCGTGTCGTGGCAGGTTGGCGAAAAGGGCTATGGCGACTGGTGGGCCGCCGTGATCGAGGAGTTCGAGACGACCCATCCGGACGTCACGATCGACTTCACCCTGGTGCCGCGCGACGGCTACACCGACGCCATGATCACCCAGTTCGCCGCGGGTGCACCGCCCGATATCGTGCACCTGACCTCGTTCGAGTATCAGACCTTTGCCGAGAATGGCTGGCTCGAGGATCTGGGACCCTGGGTCGAGAAATCCGGCATGGACCTGACCGGCTGGGCTGGGCAGAGCGCTTGTGTGTGGAAGGGCACCACCAACTGCATCATGCTGCTCTATTTCGGCTACATCCTGGCCTATAACGAGCAACTGCTCGAGGAAGCCGGGGTTGCGGTGCCGACCAATTGGGAGGAGTTCCTGGCCGCCGCCCGCGCCACCACCATTGATCGCGACGGTGATGGCATCAAGGATGTCTATGGTACCGGCGTGCATCTGGCCACGGCCAATTCCAGCTATACCAATGACGTGCTGATGTATGTGCTGTCTGCCGGCGGCCGCTGGACCGACAGCAATGGCAAGGTGACGATCAACACGCCCGAGACGATCGAAGGCATCAACCGCTGGCGGACGCTGGTGGAGGAGGAACTGACCCCCATGGGCATGGTTGGCGGTGATACCGACCAGTTGTTCATGGAAGGCAAGGTCGCCATGCGCATCAACGGGCCATGGATCAACGGCTTCGTGCAGCGCGCTGAGCCGGGCATCCAGGAACACCTCAAATATGCCGCTTCGCCCCTGCAGCCACCGCTGGGCGGCTCGTCCAACGTGATCACGCTGGCCAAGGAAACGCTGCAGGAGAAGAAGGAACTGGCCTGGGAGTTCATCCAACTCGCCACCAGTCAGAAGTTCCAGGAGCTCTATTCCGAGCTGGGCGCTTCGCCGGCGCCCCGTCCCAACTCGGTCAACGATGCCGCGTTCGCCGCGGTGCCGCATATGCAGCTTCTGATCGACGCGACCAATGCCGCTTCGGCGGCTGGCGTCGACCGCATCCCGACCGGACTTGAGGCTCAGAACAACGAGTTTACCAAGATCGCTGCCGAAGAGTTCCAGCGCATGCTGATTGAGAACCTGCCGACCGAACAGGTCGCCGGCGTGATTCAGGTCGAAGCCGAAAAGCTGCAGTAA
- a CDS encoding mandelate racemase/muconate lactonizing enzyme family protein yields MTSRIKSVESFIIQIARQDEPYLGGPKAGEAVNEAGYFVRGGNRTVYPTKDRTVICRIETVDGTVGWGETYGIVAPGAVRAIIDDLLANFVIGRDPFDVTVIYEDLYDLMRVRGHDGGYYHDALAAVDIALWDICGKLRNAPVAKLLGGVRHTEIPAYVSGLPGPSLAARAEFARSWLDKGFTQFKFASPHADDGVVAEFRSLREALGPEAMIAADLHWTLTDVETVALAHKCLPYDPWFLEAVCKPEDVDGIARAAERSPVPIAAGEEWRNVYDVRRRLEAGPLAIIQPEMGHTGITAFHRMGLLAGSHHRQVIPHATIGTGIFLAASLQVSATLQTLRGHEFQHSVMARNAPYIESALEVKEGRYIVPDKPGIGAEPSAQALAEMVK; encoded by the coding sequence ATGACCAGCCGTATCAAGTCCGTCGAGAGTTTCATCATCCAGATCGCCCGCCAGGACGAGCCCTATCTGGGCGGTCCCAAGGCCGGCGAGGCGGTCAACGAAGCTGGCTATTTCGTTCGCGGCGGCAACCGCACGGTCTACCCCACCAAGGATCGCACGGTGATCTGCCGCATCGAAACGGTCGATGGAACGGTGGGTTGGGGCGAGACCTATGGCATCGTGGCGCCCGGCGCGGTGCGGGCCATCATTGACGACCTGCTGGCCAATTTCGTCATCGGCCGCGACCCCTTCGACGTCACGGTGATCTACGAGGACCTCTATGACCTGATGCGGGTGCGTGGTCACGATGGCGGCTATTACCACGACGCGCTCGCCGCGGTGGACATAGCCCTCTGGGACATCTGCGGCAAACTGCGCAACGCGCCGGTCGCCAAGCTGCTGGGTGGCGTCCGCCACACCGAAATACCCGCTTATGTGTCGGGACTACCCGGGCCGAGCCTTGCGGCGCGCGCCGAGTTCGCGCGGAGCTGGCTCGACAAAGGCTTCACCCAATTCAAGTTTGCGTCGCCTCATGCCGATGACGGCGTAGTGGCTGAGTTCCGCAGCTTGCGTGAGGCGCTGGGACCGGAGGCGATGATCGCTGCCGATCTGCACTGGACACTGACCGACGTCGAAACCGTGGCATTGGCCCACAAGTGCCTGCCCTATGACCCATGGTTCCTCGAAGCGGTGTGCAAGCCCGAGGATGTGGACGGCATTGCCCGTGCCGCCGAACGGTCACCCGTGCCGATCGCGGCCGGCGAGGAATGGCGCAATGTCTACGATGTCCGCCGCCGCCTCGAGGCCGGCCCACTGGCGATCATCCAGCCCGAAATGGGTCATACCGGCATCACCGCCTTCCATCGCATGGGGCTGCTGGCTGGTTCGCATCATCGGCAGGTCATTCCGCACGCCACGATCGGCACCGGCATTTTCCTGGCGGCCAGCCTGCAGGTCAGCGCGACCTTGCAGACCCTGCGCGGCCACGAATTCCAGCACTCGGTGATGGCGCGCAACGCGCCCTACATCGAGAGCGCGCTGGAGGTGAAAGAGGGGCGCTACATCGTGCCCGACAAACCTGGCATCGGCGCCGAGCCTTCGGCTCAGGCGCTGGCCGAAATGGTCAAATAA
- a CDS encoding dihydrodipicolinate synthase family protein, with product MLFGVLPVLPTPFDASGGVDVDAMARVTEFALEAGADGVVFPGVASEFDRLDAQERERLVGVVGRTLGGRKPFVVGASAATPAEVIAFCRAGKAAGASAAMVMAPASVGAEPAALIAFFAAVADGAGLDIILQNAPAPVGSGLPVAIIAQVVRAVPAIRYVKEETLPPGPRITELIDAVGTELAGVMGGAGSRYVYDELERGAVALMPAVEIADLHAQLFRAYRDGDTGRARELYIRSLPILLVQMIYRMSLTKEVLMRRGVFTTTTVRAPLPAFDRHGLAEIDMMLAELSDLLTVGAEPSKRAAGVAR from the coding sequence ATGCTGTTCGGGGTGCTGCCGGTTCTTCCAACGCCGTTTGACGCGAGTGGAGGCGTGGATGTCGATGCCATGGCCCGCGTCACGGAATTTGCCCTGGAAGCCGGTGCCGATGGTGTGGTCTTCCCCGGCGTGGCGAGCGAATTCGACCGGTTGGACGCGCAGGAGCGCGAGCGGCTGGTCGGCGTGGTCGGTCGCACCCTGGGTGGACGCAAGCCTTTCGTCGTTGGTGCCAGTGCGGCGACGCCTGCCGAAGTCATCGCCTTTTGCCGCGCCGGCAAGGCCGCGGGCGCTTCGGCGGCCATGGTCATGGCTCCCGCCAGTGTCGGAGCGGAGCCGGCAGCGCTGATCGCCTTTTTCGCGGCGGTGGCTGATGGCGCCGGGCTCGACATCATTCTGCAGAATGCCCCGGCGCCCGTCGGATCAGGCTTGCCTGTGGCGATCATCGCGCAGGTCGTGAGGGCCGTGCCGGCCATCCGCTACGTCAAGGAAGAAACCCTGCCGCCGGGCCCGCGTATCACCGAACTTATCGACGCCGTTGGTACCGAACTGGCCGGAGTGATGGGCGGGGCTGGGTCGCGCTATGTCTATGATGAGCTTGAGCGCGGGGCCGTGGCCCTGATGCCGGCCGTCGAGATCGCCGACCTGCATGCTCAATTGTTCCGGGCCTATCGCGATGGCGACACCGGTCGGGCGCGCGAACTCTATATCCGCTCGCTACCCATTCTGCTCGTGCAGATGATCTACCGCATGAGCCTGACCAAGGAGGTTCTGATGCGGCGTGGGGTGTTCACCACCACCACGGTGCGGGCGCCCCTGCCGGCATTCGACCGCCATGGCCTGGCCGAGATCGACATGATGCTGGCCGAACTGTCCGACCTGCTCACGGTCGGGGCAGAACCTTCAAAGCGTGCCGCGGGAGTTGCGCGATGA
- a CDS encoding 2-dehydro-3-deoxygalactonokinase has product MLSVKWAIDPARTKRCGRRSRPNHSAWKELRMLIGVEWTSQAFCADLIEDDGRVIDVVQNATGTTAVRDRRFAETFSELLPQVWRNQAKAAYFSGMITGRGGWVETGFVAAPAGLSDIGRAAVTHADAELTLTFLPGVSSLAALPDVMRGEEIRALAAAGQANATVVMPGLHTKFVTVEAERIARLGTYVGGETAKLLSRDSLVSRLIPDGAAISEAGFDRGVATAWDQSLPGGALRRLFSARSLVLFDRMPPDEIAGYILGLLVGAEIAEAEQEWPLRNGPVLVLGPGVEAQRYIRALRQRGIEAEHRQVSAAPSFAKLHQVLSRPEQFA; this is encoded by the coding sequence GTGCTATCAGTCAAGTGGGCCATTGATCCGGCGCGCACGAAAAGGTGCGGCCGAAGGTCGAGGCCGAACCACAGCGCCTGGAAGGAACTGAGAATGCTGATTGGGGTGGAATGGACATCACAGGCGTTTTGCGCCGACCTCATTGAGGATGACGGCAGAGTGATCGACGTGGTGCAAAACGCCACGGGCACGACCGCGGTGCGCGACCGCCGTTTTGCCGAGACCTTCTCCGAACTGTTGCCCCAGGTTTGGCGGAACCAGGCCAAGGCCGCTTATTTTTCCGGCATGATCACCGGGCGCGGCGGTTGGGTCGAAACCGGATTCGTCGCTGCTCCGGCCGGACTTTCCGATATCGGGAGGGCGGCTGTGACCCATGCCGATGCCGAACTCACCCTGACATTTCTGCCCGGCGTCTCGTCGCTCGCGGCACTGCCTGATGTGATGCGCGGTGAAGAAATTCGGGCGCTCGCCGCGGCCGGCCAAGCAAACGCTACGGTGGTCATGCCGGGCCTTCACACCAAATTCGTTACGGTGGAGGCGGAGCGTATCGCTCGGCTGGGCACCTATGTGGGCGGCGAAACGGCTAAACTTCTAAGCCGCGATTCGCTCGTCAGCCGCTTGATCCCCGACGGCGCCGCGATCAGCGAGGCCGGCTTCGATCGCGGCGTTGCAACCGCCTGGGACCAGTCCCTGCCCGGCGGAGCGCTGCGCCGGCTGTTCTCGGCCCGCAGTCTGGTGCTGTTCGATCGCATGCCACCCGACGAGATTGCCGGCTACATACTGGGCCTGCTGGTAGGTGCCGAAATTGCCGAGGCGGAGCAGGAGTGGCCGCTGCGGAACGGCCCCGTATTGGTGCTGGGCCCAGGCGTCGAAGCGCAACGCTACATCCGTGCCTTGCGGCAACGCGGCATCGAAGCCGAGCACAGGCAGGTTTCTGCCGCTCCTAGCTTTGCGAAGCTGCACCAAGTTTTGTCCCGCCCGGAACAATTCGCATAG
- a CDS encoding DUF1905 domain-containing protein, with product MPPLRFQTIVIHWRGPSPFFFAAIPAAHVAEIAKAAKRVTYGWGMIPVEARIADVRFTTSLFPKDQGYLLPIKAAVRKTCDVTVGDTINVELSIGQGSLTRC from the coding sequence ATGCCGCCGCTCAGATTTCAGACCATTGTCATCCATTGGCGGGGGCCGTCGCCTTTCTTTTTCGCGGCGATCCCTGCCGCTCACGTGGCCGAGATTGCCAAGGCGGCGAAGCGGGTTACCTATGGCTGGGGCATGATCCCGGTTGAGGCCCGGATCGCCGACGTCCGCTTTACGACATCGCTATTTCCCAAGGACCAGGGCTATCTGCTGCCCATAAAGGCGGCGGTGCGCAAGACGTGCGACGTCACTGTAGGCGATACGATCAATGTCGAGCTGTCGATCGGCCAGGGATCGCTAACCCGCTGTTAA
- a CDS encoding CAP domain-containing protein, producing the protein MTALRLSKPAILPLAAILAGLAISACSMGGGGSAGIALAPGLSARMDQPGASLDKAQALSIINAYRATNGLPALTPDPALDGTAQVLANQYAQTGTPPKTPQDLVVMKLSAGYATFAETFSGWRNNPADAAGLKANATKAGVAVAFNQSSAYGVHWVLVLDQ; encoded by the coding sequence ATGACCGCTTTGCGCCTCTCCAAGCCGGCCATTCTGCCGCTCGCCGCCATTCTTGCCGGGCTCGCCATTTCCGCCTGCAGCATGGGTGGCGGCGGCAGCGCCGGCATCGCACTGGCGCCGGGGCTTTCGGCCCGCATGGACCAGCCGGGCGCCAGCCTCGACAAAGCGCAGGCCCTCAGCATCATCAATGCTTATCGCGCCACCAATGGTCTGCCGGCATTGACCCCGGACCCGGCCCTCGATGGCACGGCGCAGGTGCTGGCCAACCAGTATGCCCAGACGGGCACGCCGCCCAAGACGCCGCAGGACCTGGTGGTCATGAAGCTGAGCGCCGGCTACGCCACCTTTGCCGAGACTTTCTCGGGCTGGCGCAACAATCCGGCTGATGCCGCCGGTCTCAAGGCCAACGCCACCAAGGCCGGCGTCGCCGTCGCCTTCAACCAGAGCTCGGCCTATGGCGTGCACTGGGTGCTCGTCCTTGACCAATGA
- a CDS encoding sulfurtransferase TusA family protein, producing the protein MTNDVIDARGLKCPLPVLKMEKRLAALLPGATLIVLATDPMAKIDIPLHCRQQGHDCAVATEGDVLRFTIQKG; encoded by the coding sequence TTGACCAATGATGTCATCGACGCACGGGGCCTCAAGTGCCCCTTGCCGGTACTGAAGATGGAAAAACGCCTGGCGGCCCTGCTGCCGGGTGCGACGCTGATCGTGCTGGCCACCGATCCCATGGCCAAGATCGATATTCCCCTGCATTGCCGGCAGCAGGGACATGACTGCGCCGTCGCCACCGAAGGCGACGTGCTGCGCTTCACGATCCAAAAGGGCTAG